In Serratia sp. FDAARGOS_506, a genomic segment contains:
- the actP gene encoding cation/acetate symporter ActP translates to MKRLCSALSAAALLLLPGLTRADAIGGEVHRQPLNIQAIVMFILFVGATLYITYWASKRTRSRQDYYTAGGRITGLQNGLAIAGDFMSAASFLGISALVYTSGYDGLIYSIGFLIGWPIILFLIAERLRNLGRYTFADVASYRLQQKPIRTLSACGSLVVVALYLIAQMVGAGKLIQLLFGLNYHVAVILVGILMVLYVLFGGMLATTWVQIIKAVLLLAGASFMALMVMKSVNFDFNTLFAEAVKVHPKGIAIMSPGGLVSDPISALSLGLALMFGTAGLPHILMRFFTVSDAKEARKSVFYATGFIGYFYILTFIIGFGAILLVSANPAFKDATGALLGGTNMAAVHLANAVGGNFFLGFISAVAFATILAVVAGLTLAGASAVSHDLYASVIKNGKATERDELKVSKITVVVLGLVAIALGILFEKQNIAFMVGLAFSIAASCNFPIIILSMYWSRLTTRGAMIGGWLGLLTAVILMILGPTIWVQILGHEKPIYPYEYPALFSMIVAFVGTWLFSITDSSLAGQQERERFRAQFVRSQTGLGISQGSSH, encoded by the coding sequence ATGAAGCGCTTATGCTCCGCCCTATCCGCCGCCGCGTTGCTGTTGCTGCCCGGCTTGACCCGTGCCGACGCTATCGGCGGTGAAGTGCATCGTCAACCGCTGAACATCCAGGCGATAGTGATGTTTATCCTGTTTGTCGGCGCCACCCTGTACATCACCTATTGGGCGTCCAAACGCACCCGTTCCCGCCAGGACTACTACACCGCGGGTGGGCGCATCACCGGCCTGCAGAACGGATTGGCGATCGCCGGCGACTTCATGTCCGCCGCCTCGTTTCTCGGCATCTCTGCCCTGGTCTACACCTCGGGCTATGACGGCCTGATCTATTCCATCGGCTTCCTCATCGGCTGGCCAATCATTCTGTTTCTGATCGCGGAGCGCCTGCGCAACCTCGGCCGCTATACCTTTGCCGATGTCGCCTCCTACCGTCTGCAGCAGAAGCCGATCCGCACCCTGTCGGCCTGCGGCTCGTTGGTGGTGGTAGCGCTGTATCTGATCGCGCAGATGGTCGGTGCCGGCAAGCTGATCCAGCTGCTGTTTGGGCTCAACTATCACGTGGCGGTGATCCTGGTCGGTATCCTGATGGTGCTGTACGTGCTGTTCGGCGGCATGCTGGCCACCACCTGGGTGCAGATCATCAAAGCGGTGCTGCTGCTGGCCGGCGCCAGCTTTATGGCGCTGATGGTGATGAAGTCGGTCAACTTCGACTTCAATACCCTGTTCGCCGAAGCGGTGAAGGTGCATCCGAAAGGCATCGCCATCATGAGCCCCGGCGGGCTGGTGTCCGATCCGATTTCCGCGCTGTCGCTCGGCCTGGCGCTGATGTTTGGCACCGCCGGTCTGCCGCACATCCTGATGCGCTTCTTCACCGTGAGTGACGCCAAAGAGGCGCGCAAGAGCGTGTTCTACGCCACCGGTTTTATCGGTTACTTCTATATCCTGACCTTTATCATCGGCTTCGGCGCCATCTTGCTGGTCAGCGCCAATCCGGCGTTCAAAGACGCCACCGGCGCGCTGCTGGGCGGCACCAACATGGCGGCGGTGCACCTGGCCAATGCCGTTGGCGGCAATTTCTTCCTCGGCTTTATCTCGGCGGTGGCCTTCGCCACCATTCTGGCGGTCGTTGCAGGCCTGACGCTGGCCGGCGCCTCGGCCGTTTCCCACGATCTGTACGCCAGCGTGATTAAAAACGGCAAGGCGACCGAGCGCGACGAGCTGAAGGTCTCCAAAATCACCGTCGTGGTGCTTGGCCTGGTCGCTATCGCGCTGGGGATTTTGTTCGAGAAGCAGAACATCGCCTTTATGGTCGGGCTGGCGTTCTCCATCGCCGCCAGCTGTAACTTCCCTATCATCATCCTGTCGATGTACTGGTCGCGTTTGACGACCCGCGGCGCGATGATTGGCGGCTGGCTGGGCCTGCTGACGGCGGTGATTCTGATGATCCTCGGCCCGACGATCTGGGTGCAGATCCTCGGCCATGAGAAACCGATTTACCCGTACGAATACCCGGCGCTGTTCTCGATGATCGTGGCCTTTGTCGGCACCTGGCTGTTCTCGATCACCGACAGCTCACTGGCCGGGCAGCAAGAGCGGGAACGCTTCCGGGCTCAGTTTGTCCGTTCGCAAACCGGCCTGGGCATCTCTCAGGGCAGCTCGCATTAA
- a CDS encoding DUF485 domain-containing protein produces the protein MNDTIYQGIEENPRFKELVRKRGRFAWLLSLITLALYVGFILLIAFDPQWLGTPIAAGSTITRGIPVGVGLIVISFVLTGIYVFRANGEFDRLTAEILREVKQ, from the coding sequence ATGAATGACACCATTTATCAAGGGATTGAAGAAAACCCGCGCTTTAAAGAGCTGGTGAGAAAACGCGGCCGGTTCGCCTGGCTGCTTTCGCTGATTACGCTGGCGCTGTACGTCGGCTTTATTCTGTTGATCGCCTTCGATCCGCAATGGCTCGGCACGCCGATCGCCGCCGGATCGACCATCACCCGCGGGATCCCGGTTGGCGTCGGGCTGATCGTGATCTCTTTCGTCTTGACCGGGATCTACGTGTTTCGCGCCAACGGCGAGTTCGATCGCCTCACCGCAGAAATCCTGCGTGAGGTGAAACAATGA